DNA sequence from the Hemitrygon akajei chromosome 8, sHemAka1.3, whole genome shotgun sequence genome:
TCAACAAATATTACATGTTATTCCAGTGAGAATGACAATACAATGTGCAATTTTATTCACTTTAAATTGAGGTATTTCACTGGTATTAAGTGTCAAACTAATTCATCATATTTTCACATCTCCAGGTATCGGTGTGGACGACATGTTTGTTATGCTTTCAGGCTGGCAAAAGACAAAAGTTAAAGATAAAGTTGAAAAACGTTTGGCAGACACGTATGCTGAAGCAGCTGTTTCCATCACAATCACCACATTGACTGATGTTTTAGCCTTTTATATTGGCATCATGACACCTTTTCGATCTGTGCAATCATTTTATGTTTACACTGGTACAACAGttctgttctgctttatttataaCATTACATTTTTTGGAGCTGTTCTTGCACTGAATGGGAGAAGGGAAGCCAGTAACAGGCACTGGCTGACATTCAGAAAGGTTGACAAAGATCCTAAACCAGGAGGATCTACACTGACCACCATGTGTTGTGTAGGTGGGGCTTATGATCCGAAAACAGGTACCGAATCAGAGCATCCAATCTACTACTTCATGAAGGAATATTACGGTCCATTCCTCACCAACGGATGGACCAAGGCAGCTGTGGTTTTCCTGTATTTAGGATATTTAGCTGCCAGTATTTATGGCTGTTTACAGATCAAGGAAGGAATTGATCTCAGAAATCTGGCCGTTGATGATTCATACGTGATTCCCTTCTAAGATGCACAAAGAGATTTTTTCTCAGAGTATGGACCACGAGTCATGGTCACTGTCACTGAATCTGTAGATTATTGGAATTCCACTGTGCGGAGTGATATTGAAACCTGTATGGAGAGATTTGAAAACCTCTCATATGTAGATCGGGAACTGTCAGTGTCCTGGCTTCGTATCTGCGTTAGTGCAAGTAACAGTATAGATATAAACAAGCAAGATATATTCATGACAAACTTAGCAACATTCCTTCAGTATGCCCCTGCATTCAAACAAGATATTGACATTTCAGAAAATGAACTGAGCATTAGTGCTTCACGTTTTTTCATTCAAACCATGAATGTCAATAGCTCAGTTGCTGAAAAAAACGTACTGACTGAATTAAGAGATCTGGCAAAGAAATGTAGAATTCCCTTGCTGGTATATCACTCTGCATTTATCTATTTTGATCAATATCTTGTTATAGTAACCAACACAATACAGAATGTAGTTGTGGCTGCTCTTGCGATGCTTCTTATTGCTTTATTGTTAATACCTAATCCGGTCTGTTCTCTGTGGGTCACACTTGCAACAGCATCGGTTTTAGTGGGTGTAACTGGGTTCATGGCTTTTTGGGATGTAAATTTAGATTCCATATCGATGATTAATCTGGTCATCTGCATCGGCTTTTCAGTGGATTTTTCAGCTCACATTTCCTATGCATTTGTTTCAAGTGGCAAAAGCAGTTACAATGAACGAGCTATCGATGCATTGTATGCTCTTGGGTATCCCATTATCCAGGGAGCAGTTTCAACCATTCTGGGTGTGGTTGTGCTGGCTGCTGCAGGAAGTTACATCTTCAggacattttttaaaatcatgttTCTTGTAATATCTTATGGGGCAGTTCATGGTCTTGTATTCCTGCCTGTGTTTCTAACTTTCTGTGGACTCAATAAAAAGTCAAACAAGGAAACAAATCAGCCGGAAAGATTTTCACCAAACAAAGGTCAGTCACATTTTggaagaacagacaatgtggtAAATTTGCAGAAAAACCACATGTATTACAACGAAGCATATGAAAGTCCAAAACCTGGCAACTTTAATCTAAAAGGCAAACGTGTGGAAATGCCtaatccagattgtccataatACTGTGGATACACAAAGGGGTGGCAGCTGCTGgattctggagcaacaaacagtctgcctttcccctctcccctgaTGGTTCCCATTATTACCTTCCTTATATCAGACTCCACCATTGGTAGCCTATTCCTGCTTATCATCCCCTAGGATCTGTCCCCAACCTCACCCTCCCCACCCTCCTCCTGGCTCAATCTTCCTCCTTTTCTTTGTCTGGTTCCATCTTATCATGTCTCTGAACTCCACCGTTCCCTCGCCACAACCTCATTAGATCTGTTTGTCAtccttcctccctcagtccaccAATTACTTCTGGCCTCCGTGTCACTGTAAAATAATGTACAATAATGacgctctttaaaaaaaaaggtggttattgattttttttcaattacTTTCATTTTTATTTGTACATAATCATCACTAAATTGTTTGTTTACTGAAGAGTATACAGTACTGAAATATTTTTAGATATAATTCATTCAGTGCATAGAGTATTTATATAATGTATTTCTATTTTAGCTTacaatctttgtaatatgttcaGAAGTTAAAGCTCATGATATTCACCAGTGCTGTGCAGTATGATGTTTTCTTGTCTAAGTTTAATTCAGTTTTATGATATCACCTCATAACATGAACCTATGCAACAGTTGTGAAGTGGGCGATTGTATTGTATTAAATGTTGCCCAAAATAATCCACCCCTGAGGACCACTTATTTCTCTTGTTCATTACTTGCCAATAAGCTCACATCTGCACCTCGACTGACTAAAACTTCTTCAACATttcagtcacaaacaagagaaaatctgcagattctggaaatccaagcaacacacacaaaatgctggaggaactcagcaggccaggcaggatatacggaaaagagtatagtcgatgttttgggctgagacccttcagcagatttTGTTTCAGTGTTGTGTTTTCAAAAATTGTTTCTGGTACATTAAAAAAGCTTGGTCTGTGCTGACTTGTCACTTAACCACTTCCCTATTCtgtttcccaatacactatccaggGGTGTTCTGCGAATACACTAATAACTATTAAGTCATTCATATTTGCAATATGATTTATAATTGCTTCCTCTGGCATTTGTCTTTGTGTTGAGTTTGAAAatgaaatatttaatattttatttagagataaagtgtGGAACAACCCTTCTGGCCCATGAGCTGCACCTTCCAGCAAAATTAGCTTAAtgtcaggacaatttacaattaaccttctaaccgctatgtctttggaatgtgggaggaaaccagagcaccctgaagaAACCCACGCATTTCACAGGGAGGACttataagctccttacagacaggtgttggaactgaactctgaactccaataccCTGAACTGTAAAAGTGTCACACTAAGTATGTTAGATATCTGGGTTGAAGTGCGCAATTAAGTTTGCAACAATTTCATCAAATTGTATTTTTCCCATTCACCGATGACCCCATTGAGTTATACAATATTGTCACTTATTGTCTTTAAAATCTTCCTTTACTTCTGCAGCCTGGGACTTTCAGATACCCTGTGCTCATCAGCATTGCAGTGTATAGGGGTTCGAAAATGCCCCTGAGCAGATCACTTTCAATTTTATAACCGTGTGATAAACAGAATTATTACTGTAAATGTATGTCCCTCATTTGTTTTCACCAAGTTAATTTGTGAAATAGACTTAGAAATAAAATTGCATCAAATTTTCTTCAATTTAGCAATTTTTATTTGTAAAACTGGCTTTCTGTAGTTTCTCCGGTCAGTGGATGAGGTAGGAAAGAGTTTTCTTGATATGTCTTACAGTTGGGAGACCATCCAGCTGGCCAGCTAAAACATCTTCCCCTTTGCTGCTTACTCCCAGAAAATTCAGGTAAATGCATGAACAACCCATAGCAAAATATCACGAAGGCTCCTGCAAAACAGTGGAGAAAGCACAGCACATTGTTACTGAAGGAACATTAGGGATAGAAATGCTGAAACAATGATTTTCATGGTGTTTGAGCCCATTGAATCCTCAACATGGTCTGCTCATCTTCATTTAGATGATGTGGCATCATGCCCACTTGTGTCACCATGACAACTGGATCTTCctctcccactgcaaattcctctgcaggtcaaatAAGATGTCTCGAGCCCGGGCACCAGGTAGGGAAGGCAGCCTTTGGGATGTTCTATCCCTGCAGCAGAGAACTTTATCTATTCCCCTGCTATGCTATCCCCAATTAACACCAcatttctcttccctcccccctcttgaaTAGCTCCCTGAACCAAAGTGTcacagttaggttgctcatccttcctacagcccccactctcaaTCAGgcagggagcaagaatctcagaccttctggacaagctcaagggctgaggatcctccagcactgtctcaCTGTCCCACTACCTGCCTCACTCCtgtcacaccctcttgtccctgatCACAGACCAAATTTCAGGCAGCAAATCTAATGGGTGTGCCTACCTCCTAAAACAGAGAATCCGGGTAACTCTCCTTCTCCATGATGTGCCGCAGTGTTTGAAGATCAGGTTCCAGGTCATCATCTTTAaacctgagttcctcgagcagccagcacttgctgcagatgtggttaCGAGGAACCACAGtgggtccaccagctcccacatcatgcagctacagcTCATCACCTGATCAGAAACAGAGCATCACCTAAAACGCTGAATCTTTAGTATACAAGCCCCAGcctgtcataaggtgggcgctGGGAGCAGacacaaatgcaagacacagacactgaagtactaggaactagACTGGACTAGATTTAGGGAAgggacaggacacagactaggagctgggacaggaacCCAGACTTGGGCTAGGACTTCAGCTAGAAAAgtgggaccaggacaaggaactatGAACTAGGAGCCTGTGgttggactctgagccagagacaggacaaggacccagaacctgggtcttgactcagtcTTGGACCCCAGAACTAGGTGAGGAcatgacgtggctacaggactggacatggctagggttcttcgaggcttggctgcatGACTAGGTGGGGCTTGAgttcttcgaggcttggctgcaggactagacGTGGAACTCCTGCACAGGATGAGGCACATGGACAGGGCAAGAACCCAAAGCCTTGACTCGATCTTGGGACACCTGAACACAGAACCtcggtgttgagagaccaggaacacggacccttggtcttgagagaacaggaacacagggacatggaacagagccgggaccccccCTTTGGAAAAG
Encoded proteins:
- the LOC140732542 gene encoding LOW QUALITY PROTEIN: patched domain-containing protein 3-like (The sequence of the model RefSeq protein was modified relative to this genomic sequence to represent the inferred CDS: substituted 1 base at 1 genomic stop codon) — encoded protein: MVGDLSWPEYMEDLPEDHGIGVDDMFVMLSGWQKTKVKDKVEKRLADTYAEAAVSITITTLTDVLAFYIGIMTPFRSVQSFYVYTGTTVLFCFIYNITFFGAVLALNGRREASNRHWLTFRKVDKDPKPGGSTLTTMCCVGGAYDPKTGTESEHPIYYFMKEYYGPFLTNGWTKAAVVFLYLGYLAASIYGCLQIKEGIDLRNLAVDDSYVIPFXDAQRDFFSEYGPRVMVTVTESVDYWNSTVRSDIETCMERFENLSYVDRELSVSWLRICVSASNSIDINKQDIFMTNLATFLQYAPAFKQDIDISENELSISASRFFIQTMNVNSSVAEKNVLTELRDLAKKCRIPLLVYHSAFIYFDQYLVIVTNTIQNVVVAALAMLLIALLLIPNPVCSLWVTLATASVLVGVTGFMAFWDVNLDSISMINLVICIGFSVDFSAHISYAFVSSGKSSYNERAIDALYALGYPIIQGAVSTILGVVVLAAAGSYIFRTFFKIMFLVISYGAVHGLVFLPVFLTFCGLNKKSNKETNQPERFSPNKGQSHFGRTDNVVNLQKNHMYYNEAYESPKPGNFNLKGKRVEMPNPDCP